A stretch of DNA from Gammaproteobacteria bacterium:
TCCTCTCCCGGGTCTTTACCGTGATGGGTTGTCCCACGTTTCGGGCGAAATGCGAAGGCTCGAGCAGTGGACGATCCATCCCCGGTGAAGACACCTCCAGGGTATAGGGCCCACCGACCGGGTCCTCCAAATCCAGGACCGCGCCCAACTGGCGGCTGACCCGTTCGCATTCGTCCAGTGATACGCCCCCCGCGCGGTCGATATAGACACGCAGCAGATCATGCCCCGAGCCGGAACCGAACTCGACGCCCCACAGCTCGCACCCGAGTCCTTCCACAACCGGCTCAGCGAGTGCCTGCAGGTGACGATAGTCGATGGCCATTGCTAGCAAGTCCGCGACCCGTAAATCCAGTCAATAAAAAAGGGCACTCGGCCCTTTATTTCTTATCGCTCGGCAGATTGATGTATGCCCGTATCCGTCTTCCCTAACGATAAAGAGCCCCGGTCAGGGGCTCTTTGCAGCGCAAGCTTATCACTGCGGGATGTAACCACCACCCCGGTGAGCGTGGCCGGATTATACGCCGAACGGCATCACATACCAACAGCAAAAAGGCG
This window harbors:
- the rimP gene encoding ribosome maturation factor RimP; its protein translation is MAIDYRHLQALAEPVVEGLGCELWGVEFGSGSGHDLLRVYIDRAGGVSLDECERVSRQLGAVLDLEDPVGGPYTLEVSSPGMDRPLLEPSHFARNVGQPITVKTRERIGGRRNFKGALSAFDEDRLVIECEDGPVTIPYREVERARLVPDYSEDL